The following proteins are co-located in the Longimicrobiaceae bacterium genome:
- a CDS encoding patatin-like phospholipase family protein, with protein sequence MSALAGGAAPHVPPMAPPTGYDGPRRSLVLAGGGIRLAYQAGVLIALEEEGLSFGHVDATSGGALNAAMLLSGLGPREMAERWRTLDVCDTVSFMPPESYLDPLKATAMASGAGFTKRVFPHLGIDIPRLRAATGVQGTFNVLDYARKTPVPIPHERLDTEMLVAGMSLPWVMPPVERDGRLYLDCAFVCDANPLEAVRRGAEELWIVWVLGNTGAYLGGMLNLYVQMLEMSANGALARDLEAIGELNERVARGEATGGRSEPVRLHLIRPQHPLPLDSELYTGRVTFGQLVDMGYADARRYLAERTPQGLPFTPETLMMTTPTSPGIAFNEVMKGPFVLGETDPRAARERGKREGTELAMHASVTVRDMDRFIADPQHLGSLTGSIDFGPFGSGIPAGQGVFNLFSPADDPKMKLMVYELPFSHGGKSYYLAGRKEVKDDPGFDLWSDTTTLFTVLHEGTDKTGPIVGAGVLSLGMADFAKVMAGVRVIDADSTVDIPRTLAKFGSFFAGELWNSYAGKAK encoded by the coding sequence GTGTCCGCCCTGGCCGGGGGCGCCGCTCCGCACGTGCCGCCGATGGCGCCGCCCACGGGCTACGACGGGCCCCGCCGCTCGCTGGTGCTGGCGGGCGGGGGCATCCGCCTGGCCTACCAGGCGGGCGTGCTGATCGCGCTGGAGGAGGAGGGGCTGTCGTTCGGCCACGTGGACGCCACGTCCGGCGGCGCGCTCAACGCGGCGATGCTGCTGAGCGGCCTGGGGCCGCGCGAGATGGCGGAGCGCTGGCGCACGCTGGACGTGTGCGACACCGTCTCGTTCATGCCGCCGGAGAGCTACCTGGACCCGCTCAAGGCGACGGCGATGGCGAGCGGCGCCGGCTTCACCAAGCGCGTCTTCCCGCACCTGGGCATCGACATCCCCAGGCTGCGCGCGGCGACGGGGGTGCAGGGCACCTTCAACGTGCTGGACTACGCGCGGAAGACGCCGGTGCCCATCCCCCACGAGCGGCTGGACACGGAGATGCTCGTGGCCGGCATGTCGCTGCCGTGGGTGATGCCGCCGGTGGAGCGCGACGGGCGCCTGTACCTGGACTGCGCCTTCGTGTGCGACGCCAACCCGCTGGAGGCGGTCCGCCGCGGCGCCGAGGAGCTGTGGATCGTGTGGGTGCTGGGCAACACCGGCGCCTATCTGGGCGGCATGCTCAACCTGTACGTGCAGATGCTGGAGATGTCCGCCAACGGCGCGCTGGCCCGCGACCTGGAGGCCATCGGCGAGCTGAACGAGCGCGTGGCCCGGGGCGAGGCGACGGGCGGCCGCAGCGAGCCGGTTCGCCTGCACCTGATCCGCCCGCAGCACCCGCTCCCGCTGGACAGTGAGCTGTACACCGGCCGCGTCACCTTCGGGCAGCTGGTGGACATGGGCTACGCCGACGCGCGCCGCTACCTGGCGGAGCGCACCCCGCAGGGCCTTCCCTTCACCCCCGAGACGCTCATGATGACCACGCCCACCTCGCCCGGCATCGCCTTCAACGAGGTCATGAAGGGCCCGTTCGTGCTCGGCGAGACCGACCCGCGCGCGGCCCGCGAGCGCGGCAAGCGCGAGGGCACCGAGCTGGCCATGCACGCCAGCGTGACGGTGCGCGACATGGACCGCTTCATCGCCGACCCGCAGCACCTGGGCTCGCTCACCGGCTCCATCGACTTCGGCCCGTTCGGCAGCGGCATTCCCGCGGGGCAGGGCGTCTTCAACCTCTTCTCGCCGGCCGACGACCCCAAGATGAAGCTGATGGTCTACGAGCTTCCCTTCTCCCACGGCGGCAAGAGCTACTACCTGGCGGGCCGGAAAGAGGTGAAGGACGATCCCGGCTTCGACCTGTGGAGCGACACCACCACGCTCTTCACCGTGCTGCACGAGGGCACCGACAAGACGGGGCCCATCGTGGGCGCGGGCGTGCTGAGCCTGGGGATGGCGGACTTCGCCAAGGTGATGGCGGGCGTGCGCGTGATCGACGCCGACAGCACGGTCGACATCCCCCGCACGCTGGCGAAGTTCGGGTCGTTCTTCGCCGGGGAGCTGTGGAACAGCTACGCCGGCAAGGCCAAGTGA